A genomic region of Candidatus Pseudomonas phytovorans contains the following coding sequences:
- a CDS encoding oxidoreductase → MKLGEYYALQSAHLRELQHKANASIAEARDRMHRNIDDIDIHSTKAWSKVRPIIQHGLMSLAVLDPRFTNTMISVSVWVEGTAAEVHGRLLDEASMKVTQASSLAQRTLVDISVAAGTLEADARKMFQRMKITSQQAAELVRTGFGGMRGVAGSWELLLAIGGLYLQYDSLARNQEKAEVEIGPKAHEAKLALQGAQLGILGGQIELIGLVMRSSASYIKAPWPQGVPAVGGALVKFGALFSAIAGVFETAQAKAAAKRASAAGDSTARTLHVTAAAFYGIGAAAFAGAVFKSLILGPLGIAILLSLTAYALSKQAEKNESSALERWARRCWFGKADETPAVHWNATEYADIAFAELNAAVLGVQAKINFDSSIVTDPAAPRIGGLVGLMTEQRLRFQVVLPNYRDDTSAFRWGLIVHRVGDGEFPEYKGGETIIVDDFHAINTEALSKSTQFSIFTPPRIPDYKADITVLKQRKDSNQEGIGWLEVSGTVELMPTIGKHTITGATLLVMYWPDRIIPSAYIEICERGEND, encoded by the coding sequence ATGAAGCTGGGCGAGTACTACGCCCTGCAGAGTGCCCACTTACGCGAGTTGCAGCACAAGGCCAATGCCTCGATTGCCGAAGCCAGGGACCGGATGCATCGCAATATCGATGACATCGACATTCATTCAACCAAGGCCTGGAGCAAGGTGCGGCCGATCATTCAGCACGGGCTGATGAGCCTGGCCGTGCTCGATCCGCGGTTTACCAACACGATGATCAGCGTGTCGGTGTGGGTGGAAGGTACAGCAGCGGAGGTACATGGCCGTTTGCTGGATGAAGCCAGCATGAAGGTGACCCAGGCGAGCAGCCTGGCGCAGCGGACATTGGTGGATATCTCTGTGGCGGCGGGGACGCTGGAGGCGGATGCCCGAAAGATGTTCCAGAGGATGAAGATCACTTCGCAGCAGGCGGCGGAGTTGGTGCGAACCGGCTTTGGCGGAATGCGGGGTGTGGCGGGAAGTTGGGAATTACTGCTGGCGATTGGAGGGCTGTACTTGCAATACGACAGCCTCGCCAGAAATCAGGAAAAAGCGGAAGTGGAGATTGGGCCCAAGGCTCATGAGGCCAAGTTGGCGTTGCAGGGGGCGCAGCTCGGGATATTGGGAGGGCAGATTGAACTGATCGGACTCGTAATGCGCTCCAGCGCCAGCTATATAAAAGCACCTTGGCCCCAGGGCGTGCCAGCAGTTGGAGGAGCGCTGGTTAAGTTCGGCGCCCTATTCAGTGCAATAGCCGGAGTTTTTGAGACCGCACAAGCAAAAGCTGCCGCCAAGCGAGCTTCGGCCGCGGGGGATAGCACAGCGCGAACTCTCCATGTTACTGCTGCTGCATTCTACGGGATAGGTGCTGCGGCTTTTGCTGGTGCTGTATTTAAATCGCTAATTTTAGGTCCATTAGGTATCGCTATATTATTGAGCTTGACTGCATATGCATTGAGTAAGCAGGCTGAAAAGAATGAATCTTCAGCGCTGGAGCGTTGGGCAAGGCGCTGCTGGTTTGGAAAAGCCGATGAAACACCAGCAGTACATTGGAATGCTACCGAATACGCAGATATTGCGTTTGCAGAGCTTAATGCAGCAGTTCTTGGTGTTCAAGCAAAGATCAATTTTGATTCAAGCATCGTGACTGACCCCGCCGCGCCGAGGATTGGAGGTCTAGTTGGTCTGATGACAGAGCAAAGACTTAGATTTCAAGTGGTTTTACCAAACTATAGGGATGACACTTCTGCTTTCCGCTGGGGCCTGATTGTGCATCGCGTCGGCGATGGAGAGTTTCCTGAGTACAAGGGTGGTGAGACCATTATTGTCGATGACTTTCACGCTATCAATACAGAAGCATTGTCGAAGTCAACTCAATTTTCTATTTTTACCCCGCCGAGGATACCCGACTATAAAGCTGATATTACAGTGCTAAAACAGCGGAAAGACAGTAACCAGGAAGGTATCGGCTGGTTGGAGGTCTCAGGGACAGTGGAACTCATGCCCACTATCGGGAAGCACACAATAACTGGAGCAACGTTGTTGGTTATGTATTGGCCAGATAGAATTATTCCGAGTGCGTACATAGAGATATGTGAGCGGGGAGAAAATGATTAA